Within Pseudomonas alloputida, the genomic segment ATCACGGCAGTGGCCATCTACATGGGCATCTGGTTCCCCGACGTTCCGCGCTGGATCTGGGCCCTGGCGGCGCTGGGCAGCATGGGCGCGGTCAACCTGGTGGCGGTGAAGGCTTTTGGTGAGTTCGAGTTCTGGTTCGCGCTGATCAAGATCGTCACCATCATCGCCATGGTGCTTGGCGGCATCGGCATCATTGCCTTCGGCTTTGGCAATGACGGTGTGGCAGTGGGGATCTCCAACCTGTGGAGCAACGGCGGTTTCATGCCCAATGGTGTGACCGGCGTGCTGATGTCGCTGCAGATGGTGATGTTCGCCTATCTGGGTGTGGAAATGATCGGCCTCACCGCCGGTGAAGCACGCAACCCGCAAAAGACCATTCCGCAGGCCATCGGCTCGGTGTTCTGGCGCATCCTGCTGTTCTACGTCGGCGCGTTGTTCGTGATCCTGTCGATTTACCCGTGGAACGAAATCGGTAGCCAGGGCAGCCCGTTCGTCATGACCTTCGAGCGCCTCGGCATCAAGACCGCTGCCGGCATCATCAACTTCGTGGTCATCACGGCGGCGCTGTCGTCGTGCAACGGCGGCATCTTCAGCACCGGGCGCATGCTCTATAGCCTGGCACAGAACGGCCAGGCGCCGGCGGCCTTCGCCCGCACCTCGAAGAACGGCGTGCCACGCAATGCGCTGCTGCTGTCGATCGGCGCGTTGCTGCTGGGCGTGCTGGCCAACTACCTGGTGCCAGAAAAGGTCTTCGTCTGGGTGACCTCGATCGCCACCTTCGGTGCGATCTGGACCTGGGTGATGATCTTGCTGGCGCAGCTGAAGTTCCGTGCCGGCCTTACCACTGCCGAGCGCAAGGCACTGAAGTACCGTATGTGGCTGTGGCCGTTGAGCTCGTATCTGGCACTGGCCTTCCTGGTGCTGGTGGTGGGGCTGATGGCGTACTTCGAGGATACGCGTGTGGCCCTGTACATCGGCCCGGCGTTCCTGGTGTTGCTGACAGTGCTGTATTACACGTTCCGCCTGGCGCCGAAAGACGCACAAGGTGTGACGAGTACAGCCTCCTGACCTGACGTGGGGCCGCTTTGCGGCCCCAGCGTTCTCTCAGGCCGCCACTTCGCTGTGCGGCTCGAAACTGTCCGCCCGGGCCAGTTGCCACATCCGCGAATAGAACTGGCCGTTCACCTCGCCGGTCAGCAGCTCACCTGGCTTCAAGAACACATGCATCTGCGAGAACAGCTTGATTTCGGTGGCCGAAATGCGCCGCACCAGGTGCTTGGCCTCCAGTTGTGCCGGATGCTCCAGGCCTGCCGCCGCCAGCATTTCTGCCAAGGCACGCAACGTGTTGTGATGGAAGTTCAGCACCCGCTGGGCTTTGTCGGGCACCACCAGCGCGCGCTGGCGCAGCGGATCTTGCGTGGCCACGCCGGTCGGGCATTTGTTGGTGTGGCAGCTTTGCGACTGGATGCAGCCGATGGCGAACATGAAGCCGCGTGCCGAGTTGGCCCAGTCGGCGCCAATGGCCAGCACGCTGGCGATGTCGAAGGCGCTGACAATCTTGCCGCTGGCGCCCAGCTTGATCTTGTCGCGCAGGTTCAGGCCGACCAGGGTGTTGTGCACGAACAGCAGGCCTTCACGCAGTGGCACGCCGATATGGTCGGTGAACTCCACGGGCGCTGCGCCGGTGCCGCCTTCCTTGCCATCGACGACGATGAAGTCGGGCAGGATGCCGGTTTCCAGCATGGCCTTGGCGATGCCCATGAATTCCCACGGGTGGCCCAGGCAGAACTTGAACCCCACTGGCTTGCCGCCGGACAGTTCACGCAACTGGGCGATGAACTGCATCATTTCGATCGGTGTCGAGAAGGCGCTGTGGCGCGACGGTGAGATGCAATCCTCGCCCATCAGCACGCCACGGGTTTCGGCAATTTCCTGGGTGACCTTGTGTTTGGGCAATATGCCGCCATGGCCGGGTTTGGCGCCCTGGCTCATCTTGATCTCGATCATGCGCACCTGAGGGCTGCGCGCCTGGGCGGCGAAGCGTTCGGGATCGAAGCGCCCATCTGGCGTGCGGCACCCGAAGTAGCCGCTGCCCAGTTCCCACACCAGGTCACCACCGTGCTCGCGATGGTAGGGGCTGATGCTGCCCTCGCCGGTGTCATGGTGGAAATTGCCCAGCTTGGCGCCCTGGTTGAGCGCACGGATGGCATTGGCGCTGAGCGAGCCGAAACTCATGGCCGAAATGTTGAAGATCGACGCGGAATACGGCTGGCCGCACTGCGGCCCACCGACGATGACACGGAAGCTGGTCGGGTCAGCCAGCGGTGCCGGGCGCATGGAGTGGCCGATAAACTCGAAACCGGATTCATATACGTCGATCAGGGTGCCGAAAGGTTTGTCCGAGGCTTCGTTCTTCGCCCGGGCATACACCAGCGAGCGCTGGGCGCGGGAGAAGGGCAGGGCATCGCTGTCGGACTCCAGCAGGTACTGGCGGATTTCCGGGCGAATGGCCTCGACCAGATAGCGGATGTTGCCGAGAATCGGGTAGTTGCGGCGTACGGCGTGGCGCTGCTGCAGCAGGTCGAACAGGCCGATCAGGCTGAGAATGCCTGTGGTCAGGGTGAACGGCCACAACCATTCGTGGTGGCTGAAGGGGAGGCTCGCCAGGGTGAACAGCACACAGGCGGCGAAGAAGGCATAACGACTGAGAAGTGACAGGCTCATACAGGGTCCTTGCGATGGCGCGGTCAGGCTCAGGGCCTGGGGGCAAACCCCGACCATAGCCAAGTTGCCGGGCACTGCAAAATAAAATCGGGGTAGCGAAAATCATTCTCGAGCGTAGGAGCGGGTTCACCCGCGAAAGGGCCGGGCCTGCTGGCCAATCTCCACCCGCCGTGCACCGTTGCCGCCGCTACCGTATTCGCGGGTAAACCCGCTCCAGGGTGTCGCGCAGCAGTTTTTGCCGCCAGCTTTCCTGCTCCTGTGCGGACGCCTCGACCAGATACGCGTAACGCCCGGCCATCCGCACCGCCACCGGTATCCCGTCGCGATACAGAAGCCGGTTGCCAATCACTGCCGGCACTTTCGCCCCAGGCAGCAACGAGCCGATCAGGTTCAGCGGGTCACCGGCGCTCACCACCTGCAGCGTTCCGTCCGGTTCACGTCGTCTCACTTGCCGCAGCAATACTACCGCCTCAGGCAAGGCGAACTGTTCACCGGCCAGCCCGGCAATGAAGCGCCCGCCCCGGATCTCGCCACGCGCTTCCAATCGGTGATAGCAGCGCAGCAGCTCACGCCAGGGCGGCAGTACATCACTCTCGCGCGCCAACAGCCGCCAGCAGATCACGCCATAGCGGCGCAGCAGCGTGCGGGCAATGTGCTCCAGGCGCTGGTCGTGATCCGGGGGCGCATCGCTGCGGCGCAGCAGGGCCCAACGTCCGGCATGCGCCATGCTGCTGGAAAGCGGCGGGTGGCCTCGGCGGCTGTTACGTGAGCTGCGCTTGGTTGCAGGCGTGATCAGGCTGCGCAAGCCAGTGAAACTGTCCGCCCTGGCCAAGCCCGAGCCCACCAGCTCCTGCAGTGCAGTTTCCAGTTCACTGGGCAGCAGGTGTGCCTCATGTGCCAGTTCATCGAAGAACAGCGCACCCTGGGTTTTCAGCGCTTCGTGCACACGTTGCGCACGTAGGCCAAGGGCGTCGACAGCAGGTGCGGGCGCCAGGCTGCGCCACGTGTTCAACTGGTCCCGCGGCAGCAACACCAGCGGGGTACTGGTCAACGTGCTGCTCGCCACTGTTGCCGCCAGCCGGCTCCAGGCAAACTGGCCGCTTCGGCAGGCTTCGTCGAGCCAGTGCGGACTGTAGTCTTTG encodes:
- a CDS encoding amino acid permease, which gives rise to MPVGNHSAHGQATEGGPLKRELGERHIRLMALGACIGVGLFLGSAKAIEMAGPAIMLSYIIGGLAILVIMRALGEMAVHNPVAGSFSRYAQDYLGPLAGFLTGWNYWFLWLVTCVAEITAVAIYMGIWFPDVPRWIWALAALGSMGAVNLVAVKAFGEFEFWFALIKIVTIIAMVLGGIGIIAFGFGNDGVAVGISNLWSNGGFMPNGVTGVLMSLQMVMFAYLGVEMIGLTAGEARNPQKTIPQAIGSVFWRILLFYVGALFVILSIYPWNEIGSQGSPFVMTFERLGIKTAAGIINFVVITAALSSCNGGIFSTGRMLYSLAQNGQAPAAFARTSKNGVPRNALLLSIGALLLGVLANYLVPEKVFVWVTSIATFGAIWTWVMILLAQLKFRAGLTTAERKALKYRMWLWPLSSYLALAFLVLVVGLMAYFEDTRVALYIGPAFLVLLTVLYYTFRLAPKDAQGVTSTAS
- a CDS encoding FMN-binding glutamate synthase family protein, whose amino-acid sequence is MSLSLLSRYAFFAACVLFTLASLPFSHHEWLWPFTLTTGILSLIGLFDLLQQRHAVRRNYPILGNIRYLVEAIRPEIRQYLLESDSDALPFSRAQRSLVYARAKNEASDKPFGTLIDVYESGFEFIGHSMRPAPLADPTSFRVIVGGPQCGQPYSASIFNISAMSFGSLSANAIRALNQGAKLGNFHHDTGEGSISPYHREHGGDLVWELGSGYFGCRTPDGRFDPERFAAQARSPQVRMIEIKMSQGAKPGHGGILPKHKVTQEIAETRGVLMGEDCISPSRHSAFSTPIEMMQFIAQLRELSGGKPVGFKFCLGHPWEFMGIAKAMLETGILPDFIVVDGKEGGTGAAPVEFTDHIGVPLREGLLFVHNTLVGLNLRDKIKLGASGKIVSAFDIASVLAIGADWANSARGFMFAIGCIQSQSCHTNKCPTGVATQDPLRQRALVVPDKAQRVLNFHHNTLRALAEMLAAAGLEHPAQLEAKHLVRRISATEIKLFSQMHVFLKPGELLTGEVNGQFYSRMWQLARADSFEPHSEVAA